The Ralstonia pickettii DTP0602 genome segment CCTGCGCTGTTTGATGCCGCGCTGGAAATTCTGGACGGCAAGGCCGTCTTCAGTCCCCGAACGGATTGGGCGCGCGGTTCTCCAGCGCTTCGTTCAGGTCGAACTCGTCGCGCACCTTGTCCACCACCGCGCGGATGCTGGCCTCATAGCCAGTAGCGTTGCCGAAGCCTGTCATATTCCAGTTGCGGCCGCGGGCATCTCGGGGATGCGGCACCGGGGCCGGTACCCGCACTTTGGCCCCGTCCTCACCGATTTCATAGATTTCCTGGATGCGCCGGCTCACCTCATCCTGCAGGGCATGCCGGCCGCGCTCGCGCTTGGCCATGACTGACTCCACGATGGATCCGGGGCCATCCTAGCACGGGGGTACGGGTAAGCTCAAAGGGCCGTCTTGGCCGCCTGGTAGGCAGCGTAGAGGCGCTGGAAAACCGGCCCCGGCACACCCTTGCCAACGGTGCGGCCGTCGATCGTCACCACCGGCAGCAGCTCCTTGCTGGCTGACGACAGCAGCACCTCGTCGGCGGCAAACACCGCTTCCTTTGCAATCCGGCGCGCCTCCATTGGAATCTCCAACGCCGCGCAGATCTCCTCCATAAAGCCGTAGCGGATGCCTTCGAGGATCAGGTTGTCCTTGGGCGGCGCCAGCACGCGGCCATCGCGCACCACCCAGACGTTGGACGACGACGCCTCCGTCAGCCAGCCATCCCGGAACTGGATCGCCTCGGTCGCGCCATGCTCCGCCGCATGCTGCGCGGCCAGCACGTTGCCCAGCAGCGAGGTCGACTTGATCTGGCAGTTCAGCCAGCGCCGGTCCTCCATCGTCACGCACGCCACGCCCTGCTCGCGCATCTGCGCCGATGGCAGTGCCATGGGGTTGGTCATGATCAGCACCGTCGGCACCACTTCCTTCGGGAAGGCATGGGCACGCTTGGCCACGCCGCGCGTCACCTGGATGTAGACCATCTGGTCTGACATGCCGTTGGCCTCCACCACCTCGCCGATCAGTTCCATCCACTGACCCGCACTGTGCGGATCGGGAATCCCGATGGCCTCCAGACTGCGATGCAGCCGCGCCAGATGCTGCGCGCCGCGGAACGGCTTGCCGCCGTAATACGGGATGACTTCGTAGATACCGTCGCCGAAGATGAAGCCGCGGTCGAGGACGGGGATGCGGGCTTCGGAGAGTGGGGTCAGGGTGCCGTTGAGGTGGACGACGGGGTCGGTCATGGTGGGCTTGAACGGAAGAAATGGAGGGAATGCATTGATTGTTCCACACCGCTCTCGGGAGGCTTATGCAAGATTCGCATGACGGCGCCGTGGTCCGCGGCGCGCGAATCGCGACTCCATGGCACACCAGAACCAAAACCCGTAAAGCAAAAACCCGCAGGGCTTGCGCCGTGCGGGTTTTGTCTGAATTCTGGCGGAGAGAGGGGGATTCGAACCCCCGATGGGCTATTAACCCATACACGCTTTCCAGGCGTGCGACTTAAACCACTCATCCATCTCTCCGGGAAGTCCGCGATTATAGCAGAGTTGTCCGACGAATCCAGTGCTTCGTCGCGATACTTCGCCTTACCCTGCCCTACCCCTTGCGCAGGTAGGTCACCAGCCGGTCGATCACCGGCGCATTGCGCGGCGTCAGCAGGCTGACAATGATGGCCACGGCAAACCCCGCGGGCACGCCAAAGGCGCCGGACGCGATCGGGTCGACGCCGAACCAGCGGTTGCCGAAAATGCCGGTCATCTTCGTGAAGAACGGATAGTTGACGAAGATGTAGTACACCGCCACGGCCAGCCCTGCGGCCATGCCGGCCACGGCGCCGGCGGCGGTGGTGCGGCGCCAGAAGATGCCGAGCACCAGCACCGGGAAGAAGCTGGATGCGGCCAGCGAGAAGGCTGCGCCCACCAGGAACAGGATATTGCCCGGCCGCAGCGAGGTGACGTAAGAGGCAAACAGCGCTACGCCAAGCAGCACGATCTTGGCGGTCGTCACCCGCCGCTGATGGCTCGCCTGCCTGTCGACCATGTGATAGAAGACATCGTGCGACAGCGCATTGGCGATCGTCAGCAGCAGCCCGTCGGCAGTGGACAGCGCCGCCGCCAGCGCCCCGGCCGCGATCAGGCCGGAGATCACGTACGGCAGCCCGGCGATTTCCGGGGCGGCGAGCACGATCATGTCGGGCTGCAGCAGGATTTCGGCCCACTGCACGATGCCGTCGCCGTTGACGTCGCGGATGCCGAATACCGGCGGGTCGACCTTGCGCCATTGCACCACCCACTGCGGCAGCTCGGCATATGAGGTGCCGACCAGGTGCGTAAAGAACTCGTACTTGACCAGCGCCGCCAGCGTGGGCGCGGACACATAGAGCAAGGCGATGCAGAACACCGCCCAGGCTACGGAATTGCGCGTTTCCTTGACCGACGGCGTGGTGTAGAGCCGCGTCAGGATATGCGGCAGGCTGGCGGTACCGACCATCAGGCAGAACACCAGCAGCACGAAATTGAGCCGCTTGGTCTTGCGCTCCTGCTCCGACTCCGCGGGATAAGGCTCGGTGGAGGACAGCGAATGGCGGCTGCGCGCGAGCGCATCTTCGCGCTGCTGATTCCATTGCTGCTGCGCGGTGCCCGCATCGCGCGGGAACTCCAGCCGCTCGCGCTCCAGTGCCTTGAGCTCGCGCAGCGGGGCGTTGCGCGCACGCAGGTCCTGCAGGCGCGCGTCTAGCGCGTCGCGTTCCTGCATGAAGGAATCCGGCAGCCGGGCGATGCGTTCCTGCAGCAGGATGGCCTGCTGCTTGTAGTATTCGCGCACGGCCTGCTCGGCGGGCTCGCGTTCGAGTTGCTGCTCGCGCGCGTCGAGCTGCGCCAGCAGCGTGCCGTAGCTCAGTTGCGGCAGCGGTTCCTGGTGGTGCTTCCACGCGATCATCGACACCGTAACCAGGAAGGCGGCGATCATCATGATGTACTGCGCCACCTGGGTCCACGTGACCGCGCGCATGCCGCCGAGGAACGAGCAGACCAGGATGCCCGCCAGCCCGAAGAAGATGCCGACGGCAAACTCCACGCCGATAAAGCGCGTCACCACCAGGCCCACGCCCTGGATCTGCGCCACCAGGTAGACGAACGAACACAGCGAGGCCGCCAGCACGGCGATGGCGCGCACCGGCAGGTTGCCGCCGGGCTTGCCGTTGCCGTAGCGCGCGGCAAGGAAATCGGGGATGGTATAGCCGCCGTACTTGCGCAGGTATGGCGCCAGCAGAAAGGCCACCAGGCAGTAGCCGCCGGTCCAGCCCATCACATAGGCCAGGCCTTCATAGCCGGACGAGAACAGGATGCCGGCCAGGCCGATAAAGGACGCGGCGCTCATCCAGTCGGCCGCGATCGCCATGCCGTTGAACAAGGCCGGCACGCGCCGCGAGGCGACGTAGTACTCGTTCAGGTCCGAGGTGCGGCAGATCAGCCCGATGCAGGCATAGATCGCGATGGTGACAAACAGGAAGACATAGCCGAGCCACAGCGCATCGGCATTGGAGCGCTCCAGCAGCCCCATCATGGCGACGAAACCGAACAGCCCTAGCGTGAACAGGCCGTAGTACAGCAGCAGCCGGCGGCGAAAGCGCGACTGGGCATCGGGCATGGGGGCGGCGGTCCGTGGTCGGTGGGGCGCTATCGTAACAAACCCGCCGGCGCGCGGAAACGCGGCGGCGGGTTCGGCGGCAGATGCACG includes the following:
- a CDS encoding cytochrome C550 (K00824: dat; D-alanine transaminase [EC:2.6.1.21]), encoding MTDPVVHLNGTLTPLSEARIPVLDRGFIFGDGIYEVIPYYGGKPFRGAQHLARLHRSLEAIGIPDPHSAGQWMELIGEVVEANGMSDQMVYIQVTRGVAKRAHAFPKEVVPTVLIMTNPMALPSAQMREQGVACVTMEDRRWLNCQIKSTSLLGNVLAAQHAAEHGATEAIQFRDGWLTEASSSNVWVVRDGRVLAPPKDNLILEGIRYGFMEEICAALEIPMEARRIAKEAVFAADEVLLSSASKELLPVVTIDGRTVGKGVPGPVFQRLYAAYQAAKTAL
- a CDS encoding symporter (K14393: actP; cation/acetate symporter), with the protein product MPDAQSRFRRRLLLYYGLFTLGLFGFVAMMGLLERSNADALWLGYVFLFVTIAIYACIGLICRTSDLNEYYVASRRVPALFNGMAIAADWMSAASFIGLAGILFSSGYEGLAYVMGWTGGYCLVAFLLAPYLRKYGGYTIPDFLAARYGNGKPGGNLPVRAIAVLAASLCSFVYLVAQIQGVGLVVTRFIGVEFAVGIFFGLAGILVCSFLGGMRAVTWTQVAQYIMMIAAFLVTVSMIAWKHHQEPLPQLSYGTLLAQLDAREQQLEREPAEQAVREYYKQQAILLQERIARLPDSFMQERDALDARLQDLRARNAPLRELKALERERLEFPRDAGTAQQQWNQQREDALARSRHSLSSTEPYPAESEQERKTKRLNFVLLVFCLMVGTASLPHILTRLYTTPSVKETRNSVAWAVFCIALLYVSAPTLAALVKYEFFTHLVGTSYAELPQWVVQWRKVDPPVFGIRDVNGDGIVQWAEILLQPDMIVLAAPEIAGLPYVISGLIAAGALAAALSTADGLLLTIANALSHDVFYHMVDRQASHQRRVTTAKIVLLGVALFASYVTSLRPGNILFLVGAAFSLAASSFFPVLVLGIFWRRTTAAGAVAGMAAGLAVAVYYIFVNYPFFTKMTGIFGNRWFGVDPIASGAFGVPAGFAVAIIVSLLTPRNAPVIDRLVTYLRKG